One Campylobacter sputorum genomic window, AAGAATTTTCATAGGAATGCTTCTAGGCATAATTTTAGCCTTGAGTGCAAAATATAGCGATATAACTTTTTTAAAAAACTTTGTAAATTTTGCAAAACTTTTAGGGGATCTTTTTATAACTTCATTAAAAAGCGTAGCACCGATTTTAGTTTTTATATTAGTAGCAAATTCAATACTTTTTAAAAATTTTTCAAATACAAAAGGTTTAAAAAAAGTAATACAACTTTATCTTTTAGGCACTTTTTTTGGTGGTTTAACAGGAGTTGTATTTTCTTATCTTTTTCCAGTAACACTAAATTTAAACATACCAACTAATCTTAATATACAAAATCCTAGTAGTTTGATTGCTGTTTTTCAAAATTTGCTTTTTAAAATGATTGATAATCCAATAAATGCATTAATAAATGCAAATTATATAGGAATTTTATCTTGGGCAATAATTCTAGGAATTATGCTTAGAAAATCAAACCAAAGCACAAAGCATCTTTTTAGCGATCTTGCAGATGCTATCACAAAGATAGTTAAATTTGTTATACAATTTGCACCATTTGGTATATTTGGTCTTGTTTGTATAAGCGTATATACAACAGGATTAGATGTTTTATTAAGCTATGGAAAGCTTATACTTCTTTTAGTTTTTGCAATGTTATTTTTAGCTCTTATCATAAATCCTCTTATAGTTTGGCTATATACCAAAAAAAATCCTTATCCGTTAGTTTTTTTCTGCCTCAAAGAAAGTGGTATAACAGCGTTTTTCACGAGAAGTTCAGCCGCAAATATACCTATAAATTTAGCTTTATCAAAAAAACTAAATTTAGACGAAGAACTATATCCTATATCAATACCACTTGGTGCAAACATAAATATGGGAGGAGCTTCTGTTGTAATTGCTATTATGTCGCTTTGTGCCGCTTTTAGTCTTGGATTAAAGCCTGATTTTGCAAGTGCGGTTTTATTATGTCTTGTTGCAACTATAGGAGCTTGCGGTGCTAGCGGTGTTGCAGGAGGATCACTTATGCTTATACCGCTTGCGTGTTCATTGTTTGGAATAAGTGATGATATTGCTATGCAAGTTATAGCAATCGGATTTATCATAGGTGTCATACAAGATAGTTTAGAAACAGCCATAAATAGCTCAACAGATATTTTATTTACAGCCATTGCATCTTATACT contains:
- the sstT gene encoding serine/threonine transporter SstT, with protein sequence MPTLHELFRSYSEKNIVIRIFIGMLLGIILALSAKYSDITFLKNFVNFAKLLGDLFITSLKSVAPILVFILVANSILFKNFSNTKGLKKVIQLYLLGTFFGGLTGVVFSYLFPVTLNLNIPTNLNIQNPSSLIAVFQNLLFKMIDNPINALINANYIGILSWAIILGIMLRKSNQSTKHLFSDLADAITKIVKFVIQFAPFGIFGLVCISVYTTGLDVLLSYGKLILLLVFAMLFLALIINPLIVWLYTKKNPYPLVFFCLKESGITAFFTRSSAANIPINLALSKKLNLDEELYPISIPLGANINMGGASVVIAIMSLCAAFSLGLKPDFASAVLLCLVATIGACGASGVAGGSLMLIPLACSLFGISDDIAMQVIAIGFIIGVIQDSLETAINSSTDILFTAIASYTTTTKYNDLV